A window of the Canis lupus baileyi chromosome 8, mCanLup2.hap1, whole genome shotgun sequence genome harbors these coding sequences:
- the LOC140638804 gene encoding kinesin-like protein KIF19 isoform X3: protein MPSGLTTGPSLGRGSPAMREMEPKDQQLMVALRIRPLSDMELEEGATVIAHKVGDQMVVLMDPGEDPEDTLRTHRSREKTFIFDTVFDQHASQEDVYRATTQHLVEGVVSGYNATVFAYGPSGAGKTYTMLGMDAEPGIYLQTLADLFRAIEEIRDSADCSVSMSYLEIYNEVIRDLLNPSSGFLDLREDSRGSIQIAGIMEVSTSNAQEIMQLLTKGNRQRTQEPTATNKTSSRSHAVLQVTVRQRSRGPDLVEEVRVGKLFMVDLAGSERASQTQNRGKRMKEGAHINRSLLALGNCINALSEKGGSRAQYVNFRDSKLTRLLKDALGGNSRTVMIAHISPASTYFEESRTTLLYAYRAKNIKTRVKRNLLNVSYRIAQYTDVISDLRREIEHLKSKIEKQEGEKRVMIPPSDGEEDSRLQMNKIRAQLIGAFKEQLEMRRSLVELENTNIELHVDTSRHLLTIADWEREKTHQHAHRERTSERDEEPAEADADGDEGESVEPHEVALAREEVNMLLAEQRKTAALKAGLEQRLANAKKKASQLEKLLPTQVISEDQREVLRLLCRAHELEVENTELQANNLCRRNLMCQKDFVIQRYHQHRLLCEQLIQDQWQLIQGEAAPSQPQRDEALLMVGDSPSPQWPGGGGDSSQPSALPCPRAPVPGYENLSRCTGKRGVAKHSVQGVLVSVRDPGTRTHMACMAQTIRGAVRVTERPHMETPPSRKSSFISLDYLPSNVHKKEDTIFSTSRAVTHACFPGSAGGGIAVPESLARRRCLYSRELGAGSLNRLLLLHAVMSSSLRDGSVLNTSPPPPEEASRDQLDDRKDLPWGAQFELPPMLLETDRQQSMGLRASRPQQSCSSPSHLERASSLPSPWPPR, encoded by the exons ATGCCCTCTGGCCTCACCACCGGCCCTTCCCTGGGCCGGGGCAGCCCAGCCATGAGAGAGATGGAGCCCAAGGACCAGCAGCTCATG GTAGCACTTCGGATCCGCCCACTCAGTGACATGGAACTGGAAGAAGGGGCCACTGTCATCGCCCACAAAGTGGGGGACCAG ATGGTGGTGCTCATGGACCCCGGCGAGGACCCCGAGGACACGCTGCGCACACACCGGTCTCGGGAGAAGACCTTCATCTTCGACACTGTTTTCGACCAGCACGCATCACAG GAAGACGTGTATCGTGCCACCACCCAGCACTTAGTGGAAGGTGTTGTTTCTGGATACAACGCAACAGTGTTTGCTTATGGCCCCTCAG GTGCAGGGAAGACCTACACCATGCTGGGGATGGACGCAGAGCCTGGGATCTACCTGCAGACCCTCGCCGACCTCTTCCGGGCTATCGAGGAGATCCGTGACAGTGCAGACTGCAGCGTGTCCATGTCCTACCTCGAG ATTTATAATGAAGTGATCCGAGATCTCCTGAACCCATCCTCTGGGTTTCTGGACCTGAGAGAAGATTCTAGGGGCAGCATCCAGATCGCAGGCATCATGGAGGTCTCTACCTCAAATGCCCAGGAG ATCATGCAGCTGCTCACCAAAGGCAACCGGCAGCGCACGCAGGAGCCCACGGCCACCAATAAGACATCCTCTCGCTCCCACGCCGTGCTGCAGGTCACCGTGCGCCAGCGGAGCCGTGGCCCAGATTTGGTGGAGGAAGTGCGCGTTGGGAAGCTCTTCATGGTGGACCTGGCAGGCTCAGAGCGGGCATCGCAG ACCCAGAACCGCGGCAAGAGGATGAAGGAGGGTGCCCACATCAACCGCTCCCTGCTGGCACTGGGCAACTGCATCAATGCACTCAGCGAGAAGGGCGGCAGCCGGGCGCAGTACGTGAACTTCCGAGACAGCAAGCTCACACGCCTGCTGAAG GATGCCCTGGGAGGGAATAGCCGGACCGTGATGATCGCACACATCAGCCCAGCCAGCACGTACTTCGAGGAGTCTCGGACCACTCTGCTGTATGCCTACAGGGCAAAGAACATCAAGACAAGG GTGAAGCGCAATCTGCTGAACGTGTCCTACCGCATTGCACAGTACACGGACGTCATCTCTGACCTGCGCAGGGAGATCGAGCACCTCAAGTCCAAAATTGAGaagcaggagggggagaagagag TCATGATCCCCCCCAGTGATGGAGAGGAGGATAGCCGCCTGCAGATGAACAAGATCCGGGCACAGCTCATCGGAGCCTTCAAGGAGCAGTTGGAGATGCGGCGCAGCCTGGTGGAGCTGGAGAACACCAACATCGAGCTGCATGTTGACACGTCCCGCCACCTGCTCACCATTGCAGA CTGGGAGCGTGAGAAGACCCACCAGCATGCACACAGGGAGAGGACGTCAGAGAGGGACGAGGAGCCAGCAGAGGCTGATGCAGACGGGGATGAGGGCGAGTCTGTGGAGCCACACGAGGTGGCTCTGGCCAGAGAGGAAGTCAACATGCTTTTGGCTGAGCAACGGAAAACTGCAGCCCtcaag GCTGGGCTGGAGCAGCGCCTGGCCAATGCCAAGAAGAAGGCCTCACAGCTGGAGAAGCTGCTGCCCACGCAGGTCATCAGTGAGGACCAGCGGGAGGTGCTACGGCTGCTGTGCCGGGCCCACGAGCTGGAGGTGGAGAACACGGAGCTGCAGGCCAACAATCTGTGCCGGAGGAACCTCATGTGCCAGAAGGACTTTGTGATCCAGCGCTACCACCAGCACCGGCTGCTCTGTGAGCAGCTCATCCAGGATCAGTGGCAGCTGATTCAGGGTGAGGCCGCCCCATCCCAGCCCCAGAGGGACGAGGCACTGCTCATGGTCGGGGACAGTCCCAGTCCCCAgtggcctgggggcgggggggacagcaGTCAGCCTTCAGCCCTCCCCTGTCCCCGGGCCCCTGTGCCCGGTTATGAAAACCTCTCCAGGTGTACAGGTAAGCGAGGAGTAGCCAAGCACAGTGTGCAAGGTGTGCTGGTTAGTGTGAGGGATCCgggcacacgcacacacatggcATGTATGGCACAGACCATCCGGGGGGCAGTGAGGGTAACTGAAAGACCCCATATGGAAACCCCACCGTCTAGAAAATCCTCCTTCATCAGTTTGGACTATTTGCCTTCAAACGTCCATAAAAAAGAAGACACCATCTTCTCCACAAGTAGGGCTGTCACCCACGCCTGCTTTCCCGGCTCCGCAGGGGGTGGCATCGCTGTGCCGGAGTCCCTGGCCAGGCGGCGCTGCCTGTACTCACGGGAGCTGGGCGCGGGCTCGCTGAACCGCCTGCTGCTGCTGCACGCCgtcatgtccagctccctgcgg GATGGCTCTGTTCTGAACACatccccgccgccgccggaggAGGCCAGCCGAGACCAGCTGGACGACAGGAAGGACCTCCCATGGGGCGCCCAGTTCGAGCTGCCACCCATGCTGCTGGAGACAGACAG GCAGCAGAGCATGGGGCTGAGAGCCAGCCGTCCCCAGCAGTCCTGCAGCTCACCAAGTCATCTGGAAAGAGCTTCTTCCCTCCCGTCCCCGTGGCCTCCAAGATAA
- the LOC140638804 gene encoding kinesin-like protein KIF19 isoform X1, with product MPSGLTTGPSLGRGSPAMREMEPKDQQLMVALRIRPLSDMELEEGATVIAHKVGDQMVVLMDPGEDPEDTLRTHRSREKTFIFDTVFDQHASQEDVYRATTQHLVEGVVSGYNATVFAYGPSGAGKTYTMLGMDAEPGIYLQTLADLFRAIEEIRDSADCSVSMSYLEIYNEVIRDLLNPSSGFLDLREDSRGSIQIAGIMEVSTSNAQEIMQLLTKGNRQRTQEPTATNKTSSRSHAVLQVTVRQRSRGPDLVEEVRVGKLFMVDLAGSERASQTQNRGKRMKEGAHINRSLLALGNCINALSEKGGSRAQYVNFRDSKLTRLLKDALGGNSRTVMIAHISPASTYFEESRTTLLYAYRAKNIKTRVKRNLLNVSYRIAQYTDVISDLRREIEHLKSKIEKQEGEKRVMIPPSDGEEDSRLQMNKIRAQLIGAFKEQLEMRRSLVELENTNIELHVDTSRHLLTIADWEREKTHQHAHRERTSERDEEPAEADADGDEGESVEPHEVALAREEVNMLLAEQRKTAALKAGLEQRLANAKKKASQLEKLLPTQVISEDQREVLRLLCRAHELEVENTELQANNLCRRNLMCQKDFVIQRYHQHRLLCEQLIQDQWQLIQGEAAPSQPQRDEALLMVGDSPSPQWPGGGGDSSQPSALPCPRAPVPGYENLSRCTGKRGVAKHSVQGVLVSVRDPGTRTHMACMAQTIRGAVRVTERPHMETPPSRKSSFISLDYLPSNVHKKEDTIFSTSRAVTHACFPGSAGGGIAVPESLARRRCLYSRELGAGSLNRLLLLHAVMSSSLRDGSVLNTSPPPPEEASRDQLDDRKDLPWGAQFELPPMLLETDSGYRSSQGTPSKTLGKQDSLLPPPSFRILLTPPSHEQSSSLSVKNLVSKLCSPTGRDLGTSQVAAEAGGLALSAQALKEMAVSTKSIALIAATRRSKAQDREGGGGRSSIRLLEEVAPDSRAPKASVTPDPSPADRRWPLASPGRDCSTERKARRKRSPSLTWSVQTAAEHGAESQPSPAVLQLTKSSGKSFFPPVPVASKIKPSLSSHTDEKMLQMPEVSFTFPSATWQSSPGPSRAPLLPRDIRGSTDSGGRHHSPLPPSTPRKPRGSGKRPRRPQ from the exons ATGCCCTCTGGCCTCACCACCGGCCCTTCCCTGGGCCGGGGCAGCCCAGCCATGAGAGAGATGGAGCCCAAGGACCAGCAGCTCATG GTAGCACTTCGGATCCGCCCACTCAGTGACATGGAACTGGAAGAAGGGGCCACTGTCATCGCCCACAAAGTGGGGGACCAG ATGGTGGTGCTCATGGACCCCGGCGAGGACCCCGAGGACACGCTGCGCACACACCGGTCTCGGGAGAAGACCTTCATCTTCGACACTGTTTTCGACCAGCACGCATCACAG GAAGACGTGTATCGTGCCACCACCCAGCACTTAGTGGAAGGTGTTGTTTCTGGATACAACGCAACAGTGTTTGCTTATGGCCCCTCAG GTGCAGGGAAGACCTACACCATGCTGGGGATGGACGCAGAGCCTGGGATCTACCTGCAGACCCTCGCCGACCTCTTCCGGGCTATCGAGGAGATCCGTGACAGTGCAGACTGCAGCGTGTCCATGTCCTACCTCGAG ATTTATAATGAAGTGATCCGAGATCTCCTGAACCCATCCTCTGGGTTTCTGGACCTGAGAGAAGATTCTAGGGGCAGCATCCAGATCGCAGGCATCATGGAGGTCTCTACCTCAAATGCCCAGGAG ATCATGCAGCTGCTCACCAAAGGCAACCGGCAGCGCACGCAGGAGCCCACGGCCACCAATAAGACATCCTCTCGCTCCCACGCCGTGCTGCAGGTCACCGTGCGCCAGCGGAGCCGTGGCCCAGATTTGGTGGAGGAAGTGCGCGTTGGGAAGCTCTTCATGGTGGACCTGGCAGGCTCAGAGCGGGCATCGCAG ACCCAGAACCGCGGCAAGAGGATGAAGGAGGGTGCCCACATCAACCGCTCCCTGCTGGCACTGGGCAACTGCATCAATGCACTCAGCGAGAAGGGCGGCAGCCGGGCGCAGTACGTGAACTTCCGAGACAGCAAGCTCACACGCCTGCTGAAG GATGCCCTGGGAGGGAATAGCCGGACCGTGATGATCGCACACATCAGCCCAGCCAGCACGTACTTCGAGGAGTCTCGGACCACTCTGCTGTATGCCTACAGGGCAAAGAACATCAAGACAAGG GTGAAGCGCAATCTGCTGAACGTGTCCTACCGCATTGCACAGTACACGGACGTCATCTCTGACCTGCGCAGGGAGATCGAGCACCTCAAGTCCAAAATTGAGaagcaggagggggagaagagag TCATGATCCCCCCCAGTGATGGAGAGGAGGATAGCCGCCTGCAGATGAACAAGATCCGGGCACAGCTCATCGGAGCCTTCAAGGAGCAGTTGGAGATGCGGCGCAGCCTGGTGGAGCTGGAGAACACCAACATCGAGCTGCATGTTGACACGTCCCGCCACCTGCTCACCATTGCAGA CTGGGAGCGTGAGAAGACCCACCAGCATGCACACAGGGAGAGGACGTCAGAGAGGGACGAGGAGCCAGCAGAGGCTGATGCAGACGGGGATGAGGGCGAGTCTGTGGAGCCACACGAGGTGGCTCTGGCCAGAGAGGAAGTCAACATGCTTTTGGCTGAGCAACGGAAAACTGCAGCCCtcaag GCTGGGCTGGAGCAGCGCCTGGCCAATGCCAAGAAGAAGGCCTCACAGCTGGAGAAGCTGCTGCCCACGCAGGTCATCAGTGAGGACCAGCGGGAGGTGCTACGGCTGCTGTGCCGGGCCCACGAGCTGGAGGTGGAGAACACGGAGCTGCAGGCCAACAATCTGTGCCGGAGGAACCTCATGTGCCAGAAGGACTTTGTGATCCAGCGCTACCACCAGCACCGGCTGCTCTGTGAGCAGCTCATCCAGGATCAGTGGCAGCTGATTCAGGGTGAGGCCGCCCCATCCCAGCCCCAGAGGGACGAGGCACTGCTCATGGTCGGGGACAGTCCCAGTCCCCAgtggcctgggggcgggggggacagcaGTCAGCCTTCAGCCCTCCCCTGTCCCCGGGCCCCTGTGCCCGGTTATGAAAACCTCTCCAGGTGTACAGGTAAGCGAGGAGTAGCCAAGCACAGTGTGCAAGGTGTGCTGGTTAGTGTGAGGGATCCgggcacacgcacacacatggcATGTATGGCACAGACCATCCGGGGGGCAGTGAGGGTAACTGAAAGACCCCATATGGAAACCCCACCGTCTAGAAAATCCTCCTTCATCAGTTTGGACTATTTGCCTTCAAACGTCCATAAAAAAGAAGACACCATCTTCTCCACAAGTAGGGCTGTCACCCACGCCTGCTTTCCCGGCTCCGCAGGGGGTGGCATCGCTGTGCCGGAGTCCCTGGCCAGGCGGCGCTGCCTGTACTCACGGGAGCTGGGCGCGGGCTCGCTGAACCGCCTGCTGCTGCTGCACGCCgtcatgtccagctccctgcgg GATGGCTCTGTTCTGAACACatccccgccgccgccggaggAGGCCAGCCGAGACCAGCTGGACGACAGGAAGGACCTCCCATGGGGCGCCCAGTTCGAGCTGCCACCCATGCTGCTGGAGACAGACAG TGGCTACAGGTCGTCACAAGGCACACCATCAAAAACGCTGGGAAAGCAAGATTCCCTTCTGCCCCCGCCGTCCTTCCGCATCCTGCTAACCCCTCCATCTCACGAG CAGTCGAGCTCCCTAAGTGTGAAGAATTTGGTCTCCAAGCTGTGCTCCCCCACTGGCCGGGACCTGGGCACCTCACAGGTGGCAGCGGAGGCTGGTGGCTTGGCCCTGAGCGCTCAGGCCCTCAAGGAGATGGCCGTGAGCACCAAGAGCATTGCCCTCATCGCGGCCACCCGGCGCTCCAAAGCACAGGACCGCGAGGGTGGCGGTGGCCGCTCCTCCATCCGCCTTCTGGAGGAGGTGGCCCCGGACTCCAGGGCCCCGAAGGCCAGCGTCACCCCAGACCCAAGCCCAGCAGACAGGAGGTGGCCCCTTGCCAGCCCGGGCAGGGACTGTTCTACGGAGAGGAAGGCCAGGAGGAAGCGGTCACCCTCCCTCACCTGGAGCGTGCAGACG GCAGCAGAGCATGGGGCTGAGAGCCAGCCGTCCCCAGCAGTCCTGCAGCTCACCAAGTCATCTGGAAAGAGCTTCTTCCCTCCCGTCCCCGTGGCCTCCAAGATAAAACCCAGCCTCAGTTCCCACACAG
- the LOC140638804 gene encoding kinesin-like protein KIF19 isoform X2 has product MPSGLTTGPSLGRGSPAMREMEPKDQQLMVALRIRPLSDMELEEGATVIAHKVGDQMVVLMDPGEDPEDTLRTHRSREKTFIFDTVFDQHASQEDVYRATTQHLVEGVVSGYNATVFAYGPSGAGKTYTMLGMDAEPGIYLQTLADLFRAIEEIRDSADCSVSMSYLEIYNEVIRDLLNPSSGFLDLREDSRGSIQIAGIMEVSTSNAQEIMQLLTKGNRQRTQEPTATNKTSSRSHAVLQVTVRQRSRGPDLVEEVRVGKLFMVDLAGSERASQTQNRGKRMKEGAHINRSLLALGNCINALSEKGGSRAQYVNFRDSKLTRLLKDALGGNSRTVMIAHISPASTYFEESRTTLLYAYRAKNIKTRVKRNLLNVSYRIAQYTDVISDLRREIEHLKSKIEKQEGEKRVMIPPSDGEEDSRLQMNKIRAQLIGAFKEQLEMRRSLVELENTNIELHVDTSRHLLTIADWEREKTHQHAHRERTSERDEEPAEADADGDEGESVEPHEVALAREEVNMLLAEQRKTAALKAGLEQRLANAKKKASQLEKLLPTQVISEDQREVLRLLCRAHELEVENTELQANNLCRRNLMCQKDFVIQRYHQHRLLCEQLIQDQWQLIQGGGIAVPESLARRRCLYSRELGAGSLNRLLLLHAVMSSSLRDGSVLNTSPPPPEEASRDQLDDRKDLPWGAQFELPPMLLETDSGYRSSQGTPSKTLGKQDSLLPPPSFRILLTPPSHEQSSSLSVKNLVSKLCSPTGRDLGTSQVAAEAGGLALSAQALKEMAVSTKSIALIAATRRSKAQDREGGGGRSSIRLLEEVAPDSRAPKASVTPDPSPADRRWPLASPGRDCSTERKARRKRSPSLTWSVQTAAEHGAESQPSPAVLQLTKSSGKSFFPPVPVASKIKPSLSSHTDEKMLQMPEVSFTFPSATWQSSPGPSRAPLLPRDIRGSTDSGGRHHSPLPPSTPRKPRGSGKRPRRPQ; this is encoded by the exons ATGCCCTCTGGCCTCACCACCGGCCCTTCCCTGGGCCGGGGCAGCCCAGCCATGAGAGAGATGGAGCCCAAGGACCAGCAGCTCATG GTAGCACTTCGGATCCGCCCACTCAGTGACATGGAACTGGAAGAAGGGGCCACTGTCATCGCCCACAAAGTGGGGGACCAG ATGGTGGTGCTCATGGACCCCGGCGAGGACCCCGAGGACACGCTGCGCACACACCGGTCTCGGGAGAAGACCTTCATCTTCGACACTGTTTTCGACCAGCACGCATCACAG GAAGACGTGTATCGTGCCACCACCCAGCACTTAGTGGAAGGTGTTGTTTCTGGATACAACGCAACAGTGTTTGCTTATGGCCCCTCAG GTGCAGGGAAGACCTACACCATGCTGGGGATGGACGCAGAGCCTGGGATCTACCTGCAGACCCTCGCCGACCTCTTCCGGGCTATCGAGGAGATCCGTGACAGTGCAGACTGCAGCGTGTCCATGTCCTACCTCGAG ATTTATAATGAAGTGATCCGAGATCTCCTGAACCCATCCTCTGGGTTTCTGGACCTGAGAGAAGATTCTAGGGGCAGCATCCAGATCGCAGGCATCATGGAGGTCTCTACCTCAAATGCCCAGGAG ATCATGCAGCTGCTCACCAAAGGCAACCGGCAGCGCACGCAGGAGCCCACGGCCACCAATAAGACATCCTCTCGCTCCCACGCCGTGCTGCAGGTCACCGTGCGCCAGCGGAGCCGTGGCCCAGATTTGGTGGAGGAAGTGCGCGTTGGGAAGCTCTTCATGGTGGACCTGGCAGGCTCAGAGCGGGCATCGCAG ACCCAGAACCGCGGCAAGAGGATGAAGGAGGGTGCCCACATCAACCGCTCCCTGCTGGCACTGGGCAACTGCATCAATGCACTCAGCGAGAAGGGCGGCAGCCGGGCGCAGTACGTGAACTTCCGAGACAGCAAGCTCACACGCCTGCTGAAG GATGCCCTGGGAGGGAATAGCCGGACCGTGATGATCGCACACATCAGCCCAGCCAGCACGTACTTCGAGGAGTCTCGGACCACTCTGCTGTATGCCTACAGGGCAAAGAACATCAAGACAAGG GTGAAGCGCAATCTGCTGAACGTGTCCTACCGCATTGCACAGTACACGGACGTCATCTCTGACCTGCGCAGGGAGATCGAGCACCTCAAGTCCAAAATTGAGaagcaggagggggagaagagag TCATGATCCCCCCCAGTGATGGAGAGGAGGATAGCCGCCTGCAGATGAACAAGATCCGGGCACAGCTCATCGGAGCCTTCAAGGAGCAGTTGGAGATGCGGCGCAGCCTGGTGGAGCTGGAGAACACCAACATCGAGCTGCATGTTGACACGTCCCGCCACCTGCTCACCATTGCAGA CTGGGAGCGTGAGAAGACCCACCAGCATGCACACAGGGAGAGGACGTCAGAGAGGGACGAGGAGCCAGCAGAGGCTGATGCAGACGGGGATGAGGGCGAGTCTGTGGAGCCACACGAGGTGGCTCTGGCCAGAGAGGAAGTCAACATGCTTTTGGCTGAGCAACGGAAAACTGCAGCCCtcaag GCTGGGCTGGAGCAGCGCCTGGCCAATGCCAAGAAGAAGGCCTCACAGCTGGAGAAGCTGCTGCCCACGCAGGTCATCAGTGAGGACCAGCGGGAGGTGCTACGGCTGCTGTGCCGGGCCCACGAGCTGGAGGTGGAGAACACGGAGCTGCAGGCCAACAATCTGTGCCGGAGGAACCTCATGTGCCAGAAGGACTTTGTGATCCAGCGCTACCACCAGCACCGGCTGCTCTGTGAGCAGCTCATCCAGGATCAGTGGCAGCTGATTCAGG GGGGTGGCATCGCTGTGCCGGAGTCCCTGGCCAGGCGGCGCTGCCTGTACTCACGGGAGCTGGGCGCGGGCTCGCTGAACCGCCTGCTGCTGCTGCACGCCgtcatgtccagctccctgcgg GATGGCTCTGTTCTGAACACatccccgccgccgccggaggAGGCCAGCCGAGACCAGCTGGACGACAGGAAGGACCTCCCATGGGGCGCCCAGTTCGAGCTGCCACCCATGCTGCTGGAGACAGACAG TGGCTACAGGTCGTCACAAGGCACACCATCAAAAACGCTGGGAAAGCAAGATTCCCTTCTGCCCCCGCCGTCCTTCCGCATCCTGCTAACCCCTCCATCTCACGAG CAGTCGAGCTCCCTAAGTGTGAAGAATTTGGTCTCCAAGCTGTGCTCCCCCACTGGCCGGGACCTGGGCACCTCACAGGTGGCAGCGGAGGCTGGTGGCTTGGCCCTGAGCGCTCAGGCCCTCAAGGAGATGGCCGTGAGCACCAAGAGCATTGCCCTCATCGCGGCCACCCGGCGCTCCAAAGCACAGGACCGCGAGGGTGGCGGTGGCCGCTCCTCCATCCGCCTTCTGGAGGAGGTGGCCCCGGACTCCAGGGCCCCGAAGGCCAGCGTCACCCCAGACCCAAGCCCAGCAGACAGGAGGTGGCCCCTTGCCAGCCCGGGCAGGGACTGTTCTACGGAGAGGAAGGCCAGGAGGAAGCGGTCACCCTCCCTCACCTGGAGCGTGCAGACG GCAGCAGAGCATGGGGCTGAGAGCCAGCCGTCCCCAGCAGTCCTGCAGCTCACCAAGTCATCTGGAAAGAGCTTCTTCCCTCCCGTCCCCGTGGCCTCCAAGATAAAACCCAGCCTCAGTTCCCACACAG